From the genome of Brienomyrus brachyistius isolate T26 chromosome 8, BBRACH_0.4, whole genome shotgun sequence, one region includes:
- the asip1 gene encoding agouti signaling protein 1 has translation MSAKCLLLSLILASVSFLMVYAHMILEEKPASNGSCSAHLQEQTHSDTPSILIEEIPKTMKKPDKKQKKNNFSTKNNRPPPPGNCVPSWGSCKRPNSVCCEYCAFCQCRLFKTVCYCRMGNPRC, from the exons ATGAGTGCCAAGTGTTTGCTGTTGTCTCTGATTCTCGCCTCTGTCAGTTTCCTCATGGTCTACGCACACATGATCCTCGAAGAAAAGCCTGCCAGCAATGGCTCCTGCTCAGCCCATCTACAAGAGCAAACGCATTCTGATACTCCCTCCATCCTAATCGAAG AGATACCAAAAACAATGAAGAAGCCTGATAAGAAACAGAAAAAG AACAACTTCAGCACCAAAAACAACCGACCGCCGCCTCCAGGCAACTGCGTCCCTTCGTGGGGAAGCTGCAAGAGGCCCAACTCCGTGTGCTGTGAATACTGCGCGTTTTGCCAGTGCCGCCTCTTTAAGACCGTGTGTTACTGCCGCATGGGGAACCCGAGGTGCTGA